One Bradyrhizobium sp. CCGB12 genomic window carries:
- a CDS encoding MoxR family ATPase, whose translation MTSAAHSSGALPASVDAMLELLTSRGYLAERSLATVTYLSLRMGRPLFLEGEAGVGKTEIAKVLSAALGRKLIRLQCYEGLDVSSAVYEWNSAAQMIAIRMAEAAGDTDRDQLSSDIFADRYMIKRPLLQALEPDVAGPPVLLIDELDRADEAFEAYLLEILSDFQVTIPEFGTVKAPSPPIVIITSNRTREIHDALKRRCLYHWVDYPAAERELAIVKSRVPGISAKLSQQVVRFVQALRNQDFYKSPGVAETIDWATALSELDARSLTPQVVGDTLGALLKYQDDITRMQGETLQKVLKDATSEN comes from the coding sequence ATGACTTCAGCGGCCCATTCTTCCGGTGCTTTGCCGGCATCGGTCGATGCGATGCTCGAACTCCTGACGTCGCGCGGCTATCTCGCCGAGCGATCGCTGGCGACGGTGACGTACCTGTCGCTGCGCATGGGCCGGCCGCTGTTTCTGGAAGGCGAAGCCGGCGTCGGCAAGACCGAGATCGCCAAGGTGCTCTCGGCGGCGCTGGGGCGGAAACTGATCCGCCTCCAGTGCTATGAAGGCCTCGACGTCTCCTCCGCGGTCTATGAGTGGAACAGCGCCGCGCAGATGATCGCGATCCGGATGGCGGAAGCTGCCGGTGACACCGATCGCGACCAGCTGTCGAGCGACATCTTCGCGGACCGCTATATGATCAAGCGGCCGTTGCTTCAGGCGCTGGAGCCCGATGTGGCCGGTCCGCCGGTGCTCTTGATCGACGAGCTCGATCGCGCCGACGAGGCATTCGAAGCGTACCTGCTCGAAATCCTAAGCGACTTCCAGGTGACCATCCCCGAATTCGGCACGGTGAAGGCGCCGAGCCCACCGATCGTCATCATCACCTCCAACCGCACCCGCGAGATCCACGACGCGCTGAAGCGGCGCTGTCTCTATCACTGGGTCGACTATCCCGCGGCCGAGCGCGAGCTCGCGATTGTCAAGTCGCGCGTGCCCGGCATCTCCGCCAAGCTGTCGCAACAGGTGGTGCGTTTCGTGCAGGCGCTGCGCAACCAGGACTTCTACAAATCGCCGGGCGTTGCCGAAACCATCGACTGGGCCACCGCTTTGTCGGAGCTCGACGCCCGCTCGCTGACCCCGCAAGTGGTCGGCGACACGCTGGGCGCGCTGCTCAAATACCAGGACGACATCACCCGGATGCAGGGGGAGACCTTGCAGAAGGTGTTGAAGGACGCGACGAGCGAGAATTGA